In the Manis javanica isolate MJ-LG chromosome 12, MJ_LKY, whole genome shotgun sequence genome, one interval contains:
- the SPATA4 gene encoding spermatogenesis-associated protein 4 isoform X2 produces the protein MAAAGRVARFPTLRAAAVPELPSLSPQPVAPLRGKPRKHLVYPHAPRSSRLSRSVLRWLQGLDLSFFPRNVNRDFSNGFLVAEIFTIYYPADLKLSFFENGTSLKVKLDNWAQLEKFLARKKFKLPKELIHGTIHCKAGVPEILIQEIYTLLTHREVKSIQDDFVSFTDYGYQMRLPLVTRSTASKSIKDNIRLSELMSNPNMLSNELKVEFLLLLQMLQRKLSRKLNPKWFEVKPTVGESTLDHLPAQTCRHKCNSGISRERVVPVLSNTGNGGNPLKEIHVMQAGKHFFESAIKPTKTMGK, from the exons ATGGCTGCCGCCGGCCGGGTGGCAAGGTTTCCGACCCTGCGGGCGGCAGCCGTACCCGAGTTGCCGTCACTTTCGCCACAGCCAGTGGCTCCCCTTCGAGGGAAGCCTAGGAAGCACCTGGTCTATCCGCACGCCCCGAGGAGCTCCCGCCTGTCTCGGTCGGTTCTGCGCTGGCTGCAGGGCCTGGACCTCAGCTTCTTCCCCAGGAACGTCAACAG AGACTTTTCAAATGGCTTCCTGGTTGCAGAAATATTCACTATATATTACCCTGCAGACCTTAAATTGTCATTCTTTGAAAATGGAACTTCTTTAAAAGTCAAGCTGGATAACTGGGCACAGTTGGAGAAG TTCCTGGCacgaaaaaaatttaaattacccAAAGAACTAATCCATGGGACAATTCATTGTAAAGCCGGAGTACCTGAAATACTGATACAAGAGATTTACACCTTGTTAACACATCGAGA AGTTAAAAGTATCCAGGATGACTTCGTGAGTTTCACAGACTACGGTTACCAGATGCGTCTGCCCCTGGTTACAAGGTCTACAGCGTCAAAGTCCATTAAAGATAACATTAGGTTATCAGAACTAATGAGCAATCCCAACATGCTCAGCAATGAACTTAAAGTAGAGTTCCTCCTCCTTTTACAAATGTTGCAAAGAAAACTAAGCAGAAAATTGAATCCAA aatGGTTTGAAGTTAAACCAACAGTGGGAGAATCTACACTTGATCATCTTCCTGCCCAAACCTGTAGGCACAAATGTAATTCAGGGATTTCAAGGGAAAGAGTTGTTCCTGTTTTat CAAATACAGGTAATGGTGGTAATCCACTTAAAGAAATTCATGTGATGCAagctggaaaacatttttttgaatctGCTATAAAACCTACCAAAACCATGGGAAAGTGA
- the SPATA4 gene encoding spermatogenesis-associated protein 4 isoform X1: protein MAAAGRVARFPTLRAAAVPELPSLSPQPVAPLRGKPRKHLVYPHAPRSSRLSRSVLRWLQGLDLSFFPRNVNRDFSNGFLVAEIFTIYYPADLKLSFFENGTSLKVKLDNWAQLEKFLARKKFKLPKELIHGTIHCKAGVPEILIQEIYTLLTHRDISFFTSRVKSIQDDFVSFTDYGYQMRLPLVTRSTASKSIKDNIRLSELMSNPNMLSNELKVEFLLLLQMLQRKLSRKLNPKWFEVKPTVGESTLDHLPAQTCRHKCNSGISRERVVPVLSNTGNGGNPLKEIHVMQAGKHFFESAIKPTKTMGK from the exons ATGGCTGCCGCCGGCCGGGTGGCAAGGTTTCCGACCCTGCGGGCGGCAGCCGTACCCGAGTTGCCGTCACTTTCGCCACAGCCAGTGGCTCCCCTTCGAGGGAAGCCTAGGAAGCACCTGGTCTATCCGCACGCCCCGAGGAGCTCCCGCCTGTCTCGGTCGGTTCTGCGCTGGCTGCAGGGCCTGGACCTCAGCTTCTTCCCCAGGAACGTCAACAG AGACTTTTCAAATGGCTTCCTGGTTGCAGAAATATTCACTATATATTACCCTGCAGACCTTAAATTGTCATTCTTTGAAAATGGAACTTCTTTAAAAGTCAAGCTGGATAACTGGGCACAGTTGGAGAAG TTCCTGGCacgaaaaaaatttaaattacccAAAGAACTAATCCATGGGACAATTCATTGTAAAGCCGGAGTACCTGAAATACTGATACAAGAGATTTACACCTTGTTAACACATCGAGA tatttcattttttacttccAGAGTTAAAAGTATCCAGGATGACTTCGTGAGTTTCACAGACTACGGTTACCAGATGCGTCTGCCCCTGGTTACAAGGTCTACAGCGTCAAAGTCCATTAAAGATAACATTAGGTTATCAGAACTAATGAGCAATCCCAACATGCTCAGCAATGAACTTAAAGTAGAGTTCCTCCTCCTTTTACAAATGTTGCAAAGAAAACTAAGCAGAAAATTGAATCCAA aatGGTTTGAAGTTAAACCAACAGTGGGAGAATCTACACTTGATCATCTTCCTGCCCAAACCTGTAGGCACAAATGTAATTCAGGGATTTCAAGGGAAAGAGTTGTTCCTGTTTTat CAAATACAGGTAATGGTGGTAATCCACTTAAAGAAATTCATGTGATGCAagctggaaaacatttttttgaatctGCTATAAAACCTACCAAAACCATGGGAAAGTGA